AGGCCCGGGTCAGGCGGTTCCGGCTGTAGGGCGCGGCCGCCGCCGGTTGGGATTGACGCTGCCCGCAAAAAGGGGATACACTTCAGGGGTGAGCAGTTTCGCCTGAAGCGCAGGGGTCACCCGGAATGGAGAGTTTGGCGCGATGCAGGACAAAGAACTGACCCTCGTGGAGCACCTGACCGAGCTGCGGGAGCGCATCATCAAGTCGCTGATCGCCGTCGCGATCGGCTTCTTCGCCGCGGTTTTCCTCTCGCAGCCCGTCTTCCAGCACATCATGGAACAGGCCAAGGCGGAAGGGGTCCAGCTGATCCAGTACAACTTCGCGGACACGTTCATCACGCAGATCAAGCTGGCGCTGATCCTGGGGCTGGTGCTGGCCTTTCCCGTGGTGCTCTACCAGGTGATCGCCTTCATCCTGCCGGCCTTGAAGCCGGAGGAGAAGCGGCTGCTCTTCATCGGCCTGCCGTTTGCCACAGGGTTGTTCCTGGCCGGCTGGGCCTTCGGCTACTTCATCGTCGTGCCCATCACGAAAGAGTTCTTCAAGTCGATGGCACAGGCGTCGCTGGTCGAGGTGGCTGTCACGCCCAGCAACTACCTGTCGTTCATCCTCAGCATCTGCAACCCGCTGGG
The nucleotide sequence above comes from Symbiobacterium thermophilum IAM 14863. Encoded proteins:
- the tatC gene encoding twin-arginine translocase subunit TatC, producing MQDKELTLVEHLTELRERIIKSLIAVAIGFFAAVFLSQPVFQHIMEQAKAEGVQLIQYNFADTFITQIKLALILGLVLAFPVVLYQVIAFILPALKPEEKRLLFIGLPFATGLFLAGWAFGYFIVVPITKEFFKSMAQASLVEVAVTPSNYLSFILSICNPLGIAFELPLVVLILARIGLVTHQFLGRVRKYAFLALMILAAVLSPPDVISMMIFLVPLYGLYEFSIILARFAQPKNE